GAGCTAGACAAAAAAATGAGAGGCGGGAGAATTCTCCCGCCTCTCATTTTTCGTAAACTTCATAAATCCTTAAAATATTGGTTGCCTTCCCTGTGGTTTCATCTACTTCCACCACCACTGCGTTCAATATCAATCCCTCTTTGCATACCTCAAACTTGGAAGGCGTACCCTTGAGAAACCTTTCCATGACTCCTGACTTCTCCATGCCTATAACTCCAGCATGACCGCCTGTCATACCCACATCGGTTATGTAAGCCGTCCCGTTGGGCAATATTTGCTCATCTGCCGTCTGAACGTGCGTATGAGTACCCAGGACGCAAGATACTTTTCCGTCTAGAAACAGCCCCATCGCCTTTTTTTCTGAGGTCGCCTCTGCATGAAAGTCAACTACAACTACTTCAGCATTGCTATCTCTAATGATCTCCTCGGCCTTTCTGAAGGGACAATCAATTGGAGGCATAAATACTCTGCCTTGTAAATTTACAACCAACACCCTAGTACCCTTATCTGAGAGGAAAAAACCATACCCCTGCCCATGAACCCCCGGAGGGTAATTGGCAGGCCTCAGCAGCCTTCTTTCGCTGTCCAGAACCTCGAGAAAGTCTTTCTTGTCCCATATATGATTCCCACTAGTTAGGCAGTGGAAACCCATACTGAAAAGCTCGTTCATCACCTTCTCTGTAAGCCCAAACCCCCCGGCAGCGTTTTCTGCATTGGCAATGCGAAAATCAAAGG
The DNA window shown above is from Thermovirga lienii DSM 17291 and carries:
- a CDS encoding metallophosphoesterase (TIGRFAM: metallophosphoesterase, MG_246/BB_0505 family~COGs: COG1692 conserved hypothetical protein~InterPro IPR004843: IPR005235~KEGG: aco:Amico_1404 metallophosphoesterase~PFAM: metallophosphoesterase~SPTR: Ser/Thr protein phosphatase family protein) — protein: MKILFVGDIVGRPGRVLLRENLKQLESRFGPFDFRIANAENAAGGFGLTEKVMNELFSMGFHCLTSGNHIWDKKDFLEVLDSERRLLRPANYPPGVHGQGYGFFLSDKGTRVLVVNLQGRVFMPPIDCPFRKAEEIIRDSNAEVVVVDFHAEATSEKKAMGLFLDGKVSCVLGTHTHVQTADEQILPNGTAYITDVGMTGGHAGVIGMEKSGVMERFLKGTPSKFEVCKEGLILNAVVVEVDETTGKATNILRIYEVYEK